In Hemitrygon akajei chromosome 12, sHemAka1.3, whole genome shotgun sequence, a single window of DNA contains:
- the LOC140736592 gene encoding uncharacterized protein, whose protein sequence is MSNPKGKIWDSSAQRNTLTKYEAKKLLLKYRKERDEASKKGEVNRDKLHVIQTSMGMQIRELKEKVKVLNSENKDLHKTIKKLQPELQLDTNPKLRSKLTKEVLKELKERSERCKNLQQENTRLNQEIDNLTLKLAQTENVRKVLEDQLVAAQSQVRSLSNEHDHVVKLWEEAEIQREKILQIKHLFRQSLFSKQHCHQTMDKCIQTVVSIPVYRRFYMRKPEGTVKQQVVYQEKEKVKQRFINEAPVTPKERRGNTSNNALTKIYRITPN, encoded by the coding sequence ATGTCCAACCCAAAGGGGAAGATCTGGGACTCATCTGCACAGAGAAACACATTGACCAAGTATGAGGCCAAGAAACTCTTACTGAAATACAGAAAAGAGCGAGATGAAGCATCAAAAAAGGGGGAAGTGAACCGAGATAAATTGCATGTGATTCAGACATCCATGGGAATGCAGATCCGTGAATTGAAGGAGAAGGTAAAAGTGCTGAACTCGGAGAACAAAGATTTACACAAAACCATTAAGAAGCTCCAGCCAGAGTTACAACTGGATACCAACCCCAAACTGAGGAGCAAACTGACCAAGGAGGTGTTAAAAGAACTGAAGGAGAGGTCAGAACGATGCAAGAACCTGCAGCAAGAAAACACCAGGTTAAATCAGGAAATAGATAATCTGACTTTGAAGTTGGCACAGACAGAGAATGTCAGGAAGGTTTTAGAAGACCAACTCGTGGCTGCACAGAGTCAGGTGAGAAGTCTGAGCAACGAACATGACCACGTGGTAAAACTGTGGGAAGAAGCcgagatacagagagaaaaaatCCTGCAAATTAAGCACCTCTTCAGACAGTCTCTCTTTAGTAAACAGCATTGCCACCAGACCATGGATAAATGCATTCAGACCGTCGTCTCCATCCCCGTCTACAGGCGCTTTTACATGAGAAAACCCGAGGGGACAGTCAAGCAGCAGGTGGTTTATCAGGAAAAGGAGAAAGTGAAGCAAAGGTTTATAAATGAGGCACCGGTAACCCCCAAAGAGAGAAGAGGCAACACTTCAAACAATGCATTGACTAAAATCTATAGAATTACCCCAAACTGA